One window of Flavobacterium ammonificans genomic DNA carries:
- a CDS encoding HAD family hydrolase, whose translation MQPKIIAFDADDTLWHNEPYFDEAQDKFCELFGGYASKQELLRLILNHQITNLPLYGFGIKAFTLSMIESALELTNHSISGQNIEKVLQIGKDLLQKPVELLPDVISVLEELKGTYKLIVATKGDLKDQHRKLHESGIGAYFHHIEVMSDKTELDYEKMLGRLDCQAADFLMIGNSLKSDVLPVLNIGGHAIHIPYHTTWEYEQIDFEVEHENFHAFEKITDVLQLL comes from the coding sequence ATGCAACCGAAGATAATAGCTTTTGACGCCGACGACACGCTTTGGCACAACGAACCCTACTTTGATGAGGCGCAAGATAAATTTTGTGAATTATTCGGTGGTTATGCTTCAAAACAAGAGTTATTACGACTTATTTTAAATCATCAAATTACCAATTTACCTTTATACGGTTTCGGGATTAAGGCATTTACATTGTCTATGATTGAGTCGGCTTTAGAGTTAACCAATCACAGTATTTCAGGACAAAATATTGAAAAAGTCCTTCAAATTGGGAAGGATTTATTGCAAAAACCAGTGGAATTATTGCCTGATGTAATTTCAGTTTTGGAGGAATTAAAAGGAACTTACAAGTTAATCGTTGCAACTAAAGGCGACTTGAAAGACCAACATCGAAAATTACACGAATCTGGAATTGGTGCTTATTTTCATCATATTGAAGTGATGAGTGATAAAACTGAATTGGATTACGAAAAAATGTTAGGTCGTTTGGATTGTCAAGCAGCCGATTTTTTAATGATTGGGAATTCACTAAAATCAGATGTGTTACCGGTTTTGAATATTGGTGGACACGCTATCCATATTCCTTACCATACCACTTGGGAGTACGAGCAAATCGATTTTGAAGTTGAACATGAAAATTTTCATGCCTTTGAAAAAATAACTGACGTATTGCAATTGCTATAA
- a CDS encoding CatA-like O-acetyltransferase — protein MKQKLDLNSWNRKEHFLFFKQMEEPFYGITTTIDCTKAYTKAKAIGVSFFSYYLHKTLSAVNAVENFRYRIIEDEVYVFDVIDASATVMREDTTFGFSYMPFTEDINEFTQIVQTEIERMQTTTGVFTREYPENLIHFSALPWINFTSLSHARSFTWPDSCPKISIGKLTDENGKKSMPISVHVHHGLADGYHVGLFLEKLQQLMNE, from the coding sequence ATGAAACAAAAGCTCGATCTTAACAGTTGGAACCGAAAAGAACATTTTTTGTTTTTCAAACAAATGGAAGAGCCTTTTTATGGCATTACGACCACAATAGATTGTACTAAAGCCTATACTAAAGCGAAAGCGATTGGTGTTTCATTTTTCAGCTATTACCTTCATAAAACCTTGAGCGCAGTAAATGCGGTGGAGAATTTCAGATACCGCATTATCGAAGACGAAGTTTATGTTTTTGACGTGATTGATGCCTCAGCAACCGTAATGCGAGAAGACACCACCTTTGGATTTTCGTATATGCCTTTTACTGAAGATATCAATGAATTTACTCAAATAGTACAGACTGAAATCGAACGCATGCAAACTACAACGGGGGTTTTTACTAGAGAATATCCTGAAAATTTGATTCATTTTTCGGCTTTGCCGTGGATTAATTTTACTTCATTGTCTCATGCCAGAAGTTTTACTTGGCCAGACAGTTGTCCTAAAATTTCTATTGGAAAATTAACGGATGAAAATGGTAAAAAATCAATGCCAATATCCGTTCATGTGCATCATGGCTTAGCAGATGGGTATCATGTTGGGTTGTTTCTAGAAAAATTACAACAATTAATGAACGAATAA
- a CDS encoding single-stranded DNA-binding protein: protein MKNRVQLIGRVGQDPEVKNLEGGKKVATITIATNDVYYKDNGDKVEQTEWHRVTAWGKTAEIIEKYVTKGKEIGIEGKLTHRTYEDKNGEKRYVTDIVVNEVLLLGK, encoded by the coding sequence ATGAAGAACAGAGTACAATTAATCGGAAGAGTAGGTCAAGATCCTGAAGTTAAAAACCTAGAAGGTGGGAAAAAAGTAGCCACTATCACAATCGCAACGAATGATGTCTATTACAAAGACAACGGAGACAAAGTAGAGCAAACCGAATGGCATCGAGTAACTGCTTGGGGTAAGACAGCTGAAATTATAGAAAAATACGTAACCAAAGGAAAAGAAATAGGCATTGAAGGCAAATTAACACACCGCACTTATGAGGATAAAAATGGAGAAAAACGTTATGTAACGGATATAGTGGTTAACGAAGTGCTGTTGTTGGGTAAATAA